From a region of the Daphnia pulicaria isolate SC F1-1A chromosome 1, SC_F0-13Bv2, whole genome shotgun sequence genome:
- the LOC124322583 gene encoding uncharacterized protein LOC124322583: MENARNFNDLTGGQLFQLRTNSKRAHTRLVTRINELIVRRASKLMIEREATALADALATIRNINDHYVIAARLDAQEQRDAEEYVQQIANLNAATHAAIQAYLETIPTPRRASWNISDNVINQPLRPNGWSITQSRSEFQQINPPIDQNASVHNGLENVGDNLQPRGETPDQQNNEGLVQQPDHDVEPGDAKRRKMMLEYQLTQKDIQMARQLEDFQRQGQREREDLLSKIELEKKIIDSANLTSTQGPLLSSTPVIRTSPSAFPPAEPDASHIPIQQKTTTGSSIRWPKITVERFGGDPRKWRKFDHGVNATIRDTNMPDSLKLLSLQDVLVDEIRKKMAHVFNNGFTFEAAWAELSSRYGTPGLIMQAHNAHLLQIQPFRAGDFNSLFALAADVRDAVSSVSEDHLAVFTFSTVVSSLSTKLPTQLQIDWGQHAYKLRPNLPSLKDFDNWIDIAVGAEEYRGNRFSTTPKNVMTPALRQQSSYGAEKSSAYRGPTILSNTIKEDTNRVPIPQCAACNENPGHRLENCSTFKKMLINTRAAFVADNNHCFKCLSKGHYGRNCQKTTIKCSLCGEAHHTLLHGADRQFPKKIGNLKILLVRAPSKSLRPVLLAIVPVMAQEGAISVKSFALLDPGSEATIMSRALANKLMLYGPKLKIRFGNFNSSVVLDSEVVKFTIKSSSNVIIQASNVFIVPNINLSPRKINWPSLKHQWTHLSDLELEKTDSSLVEILIGMDQLSAHSIKNIREPIDGEIGPTAIQTIFGWTIVGKIPTFLTNGPSTKKNVNTHSIAEEVSLTSLADSFHSTESFGIDVVAPNVMSFDDSQCLKVLQTSIKFIRCGWQVDLPLRSSNLNLPDNRTQAVSRYYGMERKMKKPEFQNVAIQYNAIIKRLIDSGTAVKVDKSELNGPMGMVWYLPTHYVTYPNKNKIRVVMDWAVKFKDRCLNEDLFRGPKLIPSLIGVLLRTRQFRVAISADIESFYHRIGVPQHHQTLQRFVFRPFGSQDPLSTFQMTTLVFGAVHASTAAIWVLRHAIRQDQQCSTISATIHEDYYSDNLSKSFETVEEAIKFSHDSKTFLGNHGFNLTGFASSSSSLLATFPPDDRAAPLRDLNFDALPTEYVFGLGWDCKNDCYRLRIKTMPSVTTKRTLLSALARSFDPLGICLPVITFAKLLFQSSCSLRTAVPPYKKPIGWDEPLPCNIVAKWNNWAGQLQLLSEISIERCFRPSDFPLDKCVFDLIVFSDSSSAAFCAVAYLKVTCCERIHWSFVMAKGRIAPVGIHSLSIPRLELQAAVAAVRLARTIKDELRITISSTEFRTDSQIVLHQIQSECRDYPTFVRSRVNEILQHSTPESWAFISGEANPADDGTRGQTPSEFKKSCRWLNGPQGVQEYTPSIAFLQLQDPENLPSCVIGQLNVSPLQCSYPAIAKAINDCHTNLADLKREVAFQLIDDPASKTELTNSNLEDALRVCLITAAEESFQREMKALRQGAPIPRDSDLRKVNPYIDPADGILKVNGRLEHAPLTESARHPVIISPDHRLAGLIINQAHVDAHHAGVEHTLATIRTKYYLLRGRRAVRKIIARCASCRFNNSMPSQPMMANLPKERLQPYVTPFSSCGLDLFGPLHTVIGRRTEKRWVMLANCFSTRAVHLELLYSLSRDSCLMGVRRLIADRGRPVNIYSDNGTNFLAADKELQEGVKNLNSRLVADEVINQGINWSTSPPTGAHFNGVTERLVASAKTSLCAVLNGRAVNDEVLLTVLKEVASLLNTRPITHVSTDPFEPEPLTPNHFILGCHHPHLPPNVEDAFHGASRKHWEQAQFIVNQFWRRWMREYVPELIERKKWNKKTREMRLGDRVLVLDDNTRRGLWVVATVTKLFPGDGGVVRKVLVKTSKSEFVRPIVKLCLISDA, encoded by the coding sequence ATGGAAAACGCACGCAACTTCAACGATCTGACTGGTGGGCAATTATTTCAATTGCGAACAAATTCGAAACGTGCTCATACGAGACTCGTAACAAGAATTAATGAGCTTATCGTTCGGCGTGCGTCTAAATTGATGATAGAACGAGAGGCAACGGCATTAGCTGATGCTTTAGCTACCATAAGAAACATCAACGATCATTATGTCATCGCTGCCAGATTAGATGCTCAAGAACAACGTGACGCAGAAGAATACGTCCAACAAATTGCCAATCTGAACGCAGCAACACACGCGGCCATTCAAGCTTACTTAGAAACAATTCCCACACCACGTCGTGCCAGTTGGAACATCTCTGATAACGTAATCAATCAACCATTAAGACCAAATGGATGGAGCATTACCCAATCACGTAGCGAATTTCAACAAATCAACCCACCCATCGATCAAAACGCTAGTGTCCATAATGGACTCGAAAATGTCGGTGATAATCTTCAGCCACGCGGAGAAACCCCGGATCAGCAAAACAACGAAGGCCTTGTTCAACAACCGGATCACGACGTAGAACCAGGTGACGCCAAAAGGCGAAAAATGATGCTCGAATATCAGTTGACACAAAAAGACATTCAAATGGCACGTCAGTTAGAAGATTTCCAACGTCAAGGACAGAGAGAGCGCGAAGACCTACTAAGCAAgattgaacttgaaaaaaagataattgatTCAGCCAATCTGACTTCAACTCAAGGACCGCTTCTTTCATCAACACCTGTAATACGAACCAGTCCGTCAGCATTCCCTCCTGCAGAGCCTGATGCCTCTCACATCCCAATTCAGCAAAAAACTACAACTGGGTCGTCGATCAGATGGCCAAAAATTACCGTTGAGCGTTTCGGTGGAGATCcgagaaaatggagaaaattcGATCACGGAGTAAACGCAACAATTCGAGACACCAATATGCCAGATTCACTTAAACTTCTCAGCCTACAAGATGTTCTCGTagatgaaataagaaaaaaaatggctcATGTATTTAACAACGGTTTCACCTTTGAAGCGGCTTGGGCGGAGCTGTCCAGTAGATACGGCACACCAGGTTTAATAATGCAAGCTCACAACGCACACCTACTCCAAATCCAGCCTTTTAGAGCAGGTGATTTCAACTCGCTCTTTGCTCTCGCAGCCGACGTCAGAGACGCTGTGTCCAGCGTTTCGGAGGATCATCTAGCCGTATTCACGTTTTCAACGGTGGTCTCATCTCTTTCAACAAAACTCCCCACGCAGCTACAAATTGATTGGGGCCAGCACGCCTATAAACTGCGACCAAACTTACCTTCTCTCAAAGATTTCGACAACTGGATAGACATCGCTGTCGGCGCTGAAGAATATCGCGGAAATCGTTTCTCAACTACACCAAAAAATGTCATGACTCCTGCACTGCGGCAACAGAGCAGTTACGGTGCAGAAAAAAGTAGTGCCTATAGAGGCCCCACCATATTGTCTAATACAATAAAGGAGGATACAAATCGAGTTCCCATACCTCAATGCGCTGCGTGCAACGAAAACCCTGGTCATCGTCTCGAAAACTGCAGCACTTTCAAGAAGATGTTAATCAACACACGTGCTGCCTTTGTAGCTGACAACAATCATTGTTTTAAATGTTTGTCGAAAGGCCATTACGGACGCAATTGCCAGAAGACTACCATCAAATGCAGTTTATGTGGAGAGGCCCATCACACACTACTTCATGGAGCAGATCGACAATTCCCGAAAAAAATAGGTAACCTCAAAATTCTGCTGGTTCGTGCCCCTTCGAAATCTCTACGCCCAGTATTGTTAGCAATTGTTCCCGTTATGGCTCAAGAAGGAGCCATTTCGGTAAAATCGTTTGCTCTTTTAGACCCCGGCAGTGAAGCCACAATAATGTCTCGTGCGCTCGCAAACAAATTAATGTTGTATGGCCCAAAGCTAAAAATACGTTTCGGAAACTTCAACAGCTCAGTGGTATTAGATTCTGAAGTTGTGAAATTTACGATTAAGTCATCTTCCAATGTAATTATCCAAGCATCGAATGTTTTTATCGTACCTAACATCAACTTGTCCCCTCGTAAAATCAACTGGCCCTCTCTCAAACACCAATGGACGCACCTATCCGACCTTGAACTAGAAAAAACTGATTCGTCACTCGTCGAGATTTTAATCGGAATGGATCAATTGTCAGCACACTCAATTAAGAACATCAGAGAGCCTATCGATGGTGAAATCGGCCCAACGGCAATTCAAACTATTTTTGGATGGACGATCGTGGGAAAAATTCCAACATTTCTCACTAATGGCCCAAGCACTAAGAAGAATGTCAATACGCATTCTATTGCGGAAGAAGTTTCGCTGACCAGCCTAGCAGATAGTTTCCATTCCACTGAGTCCTTTGGCATCGACGTAGTTGCACCGAATGTCATGTCGTTTGACGATTCACAGTGTTTAAAGGTGCTACAAACTTCAATCAAATTCATTCGTTGCGGATGGCAAGTCGATTTACCACTTCGTTCTTCCAACTTAAATTTACCAGACAACAGAACACAAGCGGTTTCTCGCTATTACGGAATGGAgcggaaaatgaagaaaccgGAATTCCAAAACGTTGCAATTCAGTACAACGCCATAATCAAAAGGCTTATTGATTCCGGTACAGCAGTAAAAGTTGACAAATCAGAACTCAACGGTCCAATGGGAATGGTATGGTACTTGCCTACTCACTATGTAACGTATCCgaacaagaataaaataagagTTGTAATGGATTGGGCCGTCAAATTCAAGGATCGCTGTTTAAACGAAGATTTATTTCGTGGTCCTAAGCTGATTCCAAGTCTAATCGGCGTTCTTCTACGCACCAGACAGTTCCGCGTAGCAATTTCAGCCGATATCGAGTCGTTTTACCATCGTATTGGCGTACCCCAGCATCATCAGACGCTTCAACGCTTCGTTTTTCGACCCTTTGGCAGTCAGGATCCTCTTTCCACATTTCAGATGACAACACTTGTTTTCGGGGCTGTCCACGCCTCCACTGCAGCCATATGGGTATTGAGACACGCAATCAGACAAGACCAACAATGTTCAACAATTTCAGCAACGATACACGAAGACTACTACTCTGACAACTTATCAAAGTCATTTGAAACCGTAGAAGAGGCCATCAAATTTTCCCACGATTCAAAAACCTTTCTTGGCAATCACGGTTTTAATTTAACTGGATTTGCGTCATCTTCAAGTAGCCTGCTGGCTACATTTCCTCCGGATGACAGAGCAGCTCCTCTCCGAGATTTAAATTTCGACGCCTTGCCCACGGAATACGTATTCGGTTTAGGATGGGACTGCAAAAATGACTGTTACCGActcagaataaaaacaatgcCATCAGTGACAACGAAACGAACACTCCTATCTGCCTTGGCTCGATCTTTCGATCCACTCGGAATCTGTTTACCTGTTATAACCTTTGCAAAACTTCTTTTCCAGTCTTCCTGCAGTCTTCGGACAGCAGTGCCTCCTTACAAGAAACCGATCGGATGGGATGAGCCTTTGCCCTGCAACATCGTGGCAAAGTGGAATAACTGGGCAGGCCAGCTTCAGTTACTTTCAGAAATTTCGATTGAACGTTGTTTTCGACCGAGTGATTTTCCTTTAGACAAATGTGTTTTCGATTTAATCGTTTTCTCTGATTCGTCTTCCGCAGCATTCTGTGCCGTCGCCTATTTAAAGGTTACATGCTGCGAACGCATTCACTGGAGTTTTGTAATGGCAAAGGGCCGTATCGCGCCCGTTGGAATTCATTCTCTCAGCATTCCTCGTCTAGAACTAcaggctgctgttgctgctgtgagGCTAGCGCGGACCATCAAGGACGAGCTGCGAATCACGATATCCAGCACCGAGTTTCGAACGGATTCTCAAATCGTCCTTCATCAAATTCAATCTGAGTGCCGTGATTATCCAACATTCGTCCGCAGTAGAGTAAATGAGATCCTCCAACACTCTACACCGGAGAGCTGGGCGTTCATTTCAGGAGAAGCTAACCCAGCTGATGATGGCACGAGAGGCCAGACCCCCAGTGAATTCAAGAAAAGCTGTCGTTGGCTTAATGGACCACAGGGCGTGCAAGAATATACTCCATCCATAGCGTTTCTTCAACTACAAGATCCAGAAAATCTGCCCTCATGCGTCATCGGACAGTTAAATGTGTCACCATTGCAATGCTCATATCCTGCCATAGCAAAGGCCATCAACGATTGCCACACGAACCTTGCCGATCTTAAACGTGAAGTCGCTTTCCAATTGATTGATGACCCGGCCTCTAAAACCGAATTAACTAATTCGAATCTGGAAGATGCATTACGTGTCTGTCTCATCACGGCAGCAGAAGAGTCTTTCCAACGAGAGATGAAGGCATTACGACAAGGAGCGCCCATTCCGCGTGATTCCgatttaagaaaagttaatCCTTATATTGATCCAGCGGATGGCATTCTCAAGGTAAATGGCCGGCTGGAGCATGCTCCTCTTACAGAAAGCGCCCGTCATCCTGTCATAATTTCTCCAGATCATCGTCTCGCTGGTCTTATCATAAATCAGGCTCACGTTGATGCACATCATGCCGGCGTGGAGCATACCCTTGCAACAATCCGAACCAAATACTACCTTTTGAGAGGTCGTCGTGCAGTCCGGAAGATAATCGCTCGCTGCGCCTCCTGTCGCTTCAACAATTCGATGCCCAGTCAACCGATGATGGCAAATCTTCCAAAGGAGCGACTCCAACCCTACGTAACGCCGTTTTCCTCCTGTGGTCTGGATCTTTTTGGGCCGCTACACACCGTCATCGGCAGACGGACTGAAAAGAGATGGGTTATGCTGGCGAATTGCTTTTCGACTCGCGCTGTCCATCTCGAGCTTCTATATTCATTGTCCAGAGACTCTTGTCTGATGGGAGTAAGGCGTCTAATTGCTGATCGTGGTCGTCCTGTCAACATTTATTCAGATAACGGAACTAATTTCCTTGCTGCCGACAAAGAATTGCAAGAAGGAGTCAAGAATCTCAACTCGAGACTAGTTGCCGACGAAGTTATTAATCAAGGAATCAACTGGTCAACGTCTCCTCCTACCGGTGCGCATTTTAACGGTGTCACCGAACGCCTGGTGGCATCTGCCAAAACGTCGTTGTGCGCTGTGTTGAACGGGCGCGCCGTAAATGATGAGGTGCTGTTGACTGTTTTGAAGGAAGTGGCCTCGCTTCTAAATACCCGCCCAATCACACATGTCTCAACTGATCCTTTTGAACCTGAACCGCTCACCCCAAATCATTTCATCCTGGGATGCCATCATCCTCATCTTCCTCCGAATGTTGAAGATGCATTTCATGGCGCGTCCAGGAAGCATTGGGAGCAAGCTCAATTCATTGTAAATCAATTTTGGAGAAGATGGATGCGGGAATACGTTCCAGAGCTCATCGAGAGAAAGAagtggaataaaaaaacgagagaAATGCGGTTAGGCGATCGGGTCTTAGTATTAGATGATAATACTCGCCGTGGTTTATGGGTCGTGGCCACGGTCACCAAATTGTTCCCTGGGGATGGCGGTGTCGTGAGAAAAGTTTTGGTTAAAACCTccaaatctgaatttgttcgCCCTATTGTAAAACTATGCTTGATTTCAGATGCTTAA
- the LOC124322600 gene encoding uncharacterized protein LOC124322600, whose amino-acid sequence MGSENFASGIATTELPSPPLEYSKAQNPSPSVQQVKKTSVSENLLPTSFINTDGKVIQQDVAVPCVVPANCQKCLKTGKLRLHPGSGKIAVVTKEGRFDLSYPEFKCSECEGVMIAAENDLISSGWWPGSPKNMSYLFSADLLIMWNHLVHKTPGTSERKFIETFCEISKRFGRSGTICRQTFAISNKYYQYMEYLVEVESKLRELFTCTACGRRPLAMHIDGIMKLFRWLSSKGVDCSQLLNDIGIVSDAVFQEHADKINQIKPKLGKVSKDTCGGASYKAGKSDSVNDRTGLAETGIVFCTCRHGYLLRGVDMAKGETYRHVHYLHDYALRSGCEFLCYDVVCQYWTFAEDLSKVNNEFKPHTETMKPFLSRWHGKTHAWYCQILYSGHWMKGAELTTGETTEQSNSKMARYGSSTKHMSRANRRDHLTQAMIYYNKEKEERMPKLLPKMLASAKANVIRYESDFNRLVMEREEKMLGAKKYRR is encoded by the exons ATGGGGTCAGAAAATTTTGCCTCTGGTATTGCCACGACG gaACTGCCTTCCCCTCCCCTAGAATATTCGAAAGCTCAAAATCCCTCCCCTTCTGTGCAACAGGTTAAAAAAACTTCAGTATCAGAAAATCTGCTGCCTACTAGTTTTATTAACACGGATGGAAAAGTGATACAACAAG ACGTTGCTGTTCCGTGTGTTGTTCCTGCAAATTGccagaaatgtttaaaaactGGAAAACTTCGTCTCCATCCTGGTTCAGGAAAAATCGCAGTGGTTACAAAAGAAG gacGCTTTGATTTGAGCTATCCGGAATTTAAATGTTCAGAATGTGAAGGTGTGATGATAGCAGCCGAGAATGATTTAATTTCATCCGGATGGTGGCCTGGGTCACCCAAAAACATGAGTTACCTTTTTTCAGCAGATTTGCTGATCATGTGGAACCACTTAGTTCATAAAACACCTGGCACTTCAGAgagaaaatttattgaaacattTTGTGAAATTTCCAAGCGCTTTGGTCGGTCGGGAACGATTTGCCGCCAAACATTTgccatttcaaataaatactACCAATATATGGAGTATCTGGTTGAAGTAGAATCAAAGCTTCGAGAGCTTTTCACCTGTACAGCCTGTGGGAGAAGACCACTGGCCATGCACATCGATGGCATTATGAAACTGTTCCGTTGGTTGAGTTCAAAAGG gGTGGATTGTTCTCAATTATTGAATGACATCGGTATTGTTTCCGATGCAGTTTTCCAAGAACACGCagataaaataaatcaaattaaaccaaaa CTGGGGAAAGTATCAAAAGATACATGCGGTGGTGCATCCTATAAAGCGGGAAAGTCTGACTCCGTTAATGACCGTACAGGACTAGCAGAAACAGGAATCGTGTTCTGCACATGTCGGCATGGTTATCTTTTACGAGGTGTGGATATGGCAAAAGGAGAGACGTACCGCCATGTCCATTATCTGCACGACTATGCACTCAGAAGTGGATGTGAATTTCTTTGTTACGACGTTGTTTGTCAATACTGGACTTTTGCGGAAGACCTTTCCAAGGTGAATAACGAGTTCAAACCGCACACAGAGACTATGAAACCTTTTTTATCGCGATGGCATGGAAAAACACACGCCTGGTATTGTCAG ATCTTGTATAGTGGGCACTGGATGAAAGGGGCTGAGTTAACGACAGGCGAAACCACGGAGCAATCTAACTCGAAGATGGCAAGATATGGAAGTTCGACGAAACACATGAGTCGAGCAA ACCGTCGTGATCATCTTACTCAAGCGATGATTTATTACAACAaagagaaggaagaaagaatGCCAAAGCTATTACCGAAAATGTTGGCATCG GCGAAAGCAAACGTTATTCGTTATGAAAGCGACTTCAATCGTCTAGTGAtggaaagggaagaaaaaatgttgggcGCAAAAAAATATCGACGATAA